From Gammaproteobacteria bacterium, a single genomic window includes:
- a CDS encoding AbrB/MazE/SpoVT family DNA-binding domain-containing protein, with protein sequence MIKAKLTAIGNSTGVILPKEALSKLHAEKGDQVFLVETPNGYEITAYDPDFERQMKLGKQVMRRYRNALRELAK encoded by the coding sequence ATGATTAAAGCGAAACTGACCGCGATCGGCAACTCCACCGGCGTGATCCTGCCCAAGGAAGCCTTGAGCAAATTACACGCCGAAAAAGGCGATCAAGTATTTTTGGTGGAAACGCCCAATGGCTATGAAATCACTGCTTATGATCCTGACTTTGAACGCCAGATGAAATTGGGCAAACAGGTTATGCGCCGCTACCGCAACGCCTTGCGTGAATTGGCGAAGTGA
- the birA gene encoding bifunctional biotin--[acetyl-CoA-carboxylase] ligase/biotin operon repressor BirA: protein MLGLLSDGFFHSGAELGRTLKISRSAVWKRIRILVKSGIEVYAVPGRGYRLTEPLELLDSSAILAGLNDKARRLLSGLDILTEVDSTNLYLLQKANAGAPGGYACLAERQHAGRGRRGRQWLSPFGGNIYLSLLWRFAEQIPALSGLSLAVGIAVTNSLETLGITGIGVKWPNDILWQGRKLAGILLDTAGEAAGPCHVVAGIGINVAMPAGAAISQPWVDLREIVGHRIARNALAGRVLQHLLLTLHQFQQNGLAPFLPEWDRLDLLKDKDVTVQLADRTVTGRAQGVNQQGALLVAHGGVTRAYHSGEVSVRGTE, encoded by the coding sequence CTGCTGGGCTTGCTGTCTGACGGGTTCTTTCATTCCGGCGCCGAGCTGGGACGCACCTTGAAGATCAGCCGCAGCGCGGTGTGGAAGCGGATTCGAATCCTGGTTAAATCCGGCATCGAGGTCTATGCGGTACCCGGCCGAGGCTACCGGCTGACGGAGCCCCTGGAACTGTTGGATAGCTCTGCCATCCTCGCCGGTTTGAATGACAAGGCGCGCCGCCTGCTCAGCGGGCTCGATATCCTCACCGAGGTAGACTCGACGAATCTTTATCTGCTGCAGAAAGCCAATGCAGGTGCGCCGGGCGGCTATGCCTGCCTCGCCGAGCGGCAACACGCCGGGCGCGGCCGGCGCGGCCGGCAGTGGCTGTCGCCCTTCGGCGGGAACATCTATCTGTCGCTGTTGTGGCGCTTTGCCGAACAAATCCCCGCCCTCTCCGGTTTGAGTTTGGCCGTCGGCATCGCTGTCACAAATAGCCTGGAGACGCTGGGGATCACCGGGATCGGTGTAAAATGGCCTAATGACATACTCTGGCAAGGGCGCAAACTCGCAGGTATCTTGCTGGACACGGCCGGTGAGGCCGCAGGGCCTTGTCATGTCGTCGCCGGGATCGGCATCAACGTCGCCATGCCTGCGGGAGCAGCCATCTCACAGCCATGGGTAGACCTGCGCGAGATAGTGGGCCACAGGATCGCGCGTAATGCACTTGCCGGGAGGGTCCTGCAACACCTGCTGCTTACTCTCCATCAATTTCAGCAGAACGGTCTTGCGCCCTTTCTTCCGGAGTGGGACAGGCTCGATCTGCTGAAAGATAAAGACGTGACCGTGCAGCTTGCCGATCGCACGGTCACCGGGCGGGCGCAAGGCGTGAACCAACAAGGGGCCTTGCTGGTTGCCCACGGCGGCGTGACGCGCGCCTATCATTCGGGCGAGGTGAGCGTGCGAGGGACTGAGTGA
- the hemE gene encoding uroporphyrinogen decarboxylase translates to MTPLKNDRFLRALLRQPVDVTPVWMMRQAGRYLPEYRATRQRAGDFMALCKTPELACEVTLQPLDRFPLDAAILFSDILTIPDAMGLGLYFSEGEGPQFQKPVRTLADVEALSVPDPETELRYVMDAVRLIRRELSGRVPLIGFAGSPWTLATYMVEGQGSKEFALVKRMMFDEPDVMHRLLEVLARAVTVYLNAQIAAGAQAVMIFDTWGGVLTPRDYKEFSLRYMDKIVKDLTRENEGRRVPVILFTKNGGQWLEAMAETGCDALGIDWTTDLADARKRVGDKVALQGNMDPCVLYASPLRIRSEVETILKSYGAGSGHVFNLGHGIHQHVKPEHAAAFIEAVHELSAHHHQPRGGR, encoded by the coding sequence ATGACCCCACTCAAAAACGACCGCTTCCTGCGTGCCCTGCTGCGTCAACCCGTAGATGTCACACCTGTCTGGATGATGCGCCAGGCAGGAAGATATTTACCCGAATACCGCGCCACACGCCAGCGCGCGGGTGATTTCATGGCGCTGTGCAAAACGCCGGAACTGGCTTGTGAGGTCACCTTGCAGCCGCTTGACCGTTTTCCGCTGGATGCCGCGATTTTATTTTCCGACATCCTCACCATACCAGACGCGATGGGGCTGGGGCTGTATTTCTCGGAAGGCGAAGGCCCGCAATTTCAGAAACCGGTGCGTACTCTGGCTGATGTGGAAGCGCTCAGTGTGCCCGATCCGGAAACGGAACTGCGTTATGTGATGGACGCGGTGCGGCTGATCCGGCGCGAGCTCAGCGGCCGCGTGCCGTTGATCGGCTTTGCCGGCAGCCCCTGGACGCTCGCCACCTACATGGTGGAAGGACAAGGTAGCAAGGAATTTGCGCTGGTTAAACGCATGATGTTTGACGAGCCTGACGTCATGCACCGGCTGTTGGAGGTACTGGCGCGAGCCGTGACCGTTTATCTCAACGCGCAAATCGCCGCAGGCGCGCAGGCGGTGATGATCTTCGATACCTGGGGCGGTGTACTAACGCCACGCGATTACAAGGAGTTTTCGCTGCGCTACATGGACAAAATTGTAAAAGACCTGACACGGGAAAACGAGGGGCGGCGCGTGCCGGTGATTTTATTCACCAAAAACGGCGGCCAGTGGCTGGAGGCGATGGCGGAGACGGGTTGCGACGCGCTGGGCATTGACTGGACCACCGATCTTGCCGACGCACGCAAACGTGTCGGTGACAAGGTAGCCTTGCAAGGGAATATGGATCCCTGCGTGTTATACGCCTCGCCACTACGCATCCGCAGCGAGGTCGAGACCATCCTGAAGAGTTACGGCGCCGGCAGCGGCCACGTGTTTAATCTCGGCCACGGCATACATCAACACGTCAAACCCGAACACGCGGCGGCCTTCATTGAGGCCGTGCATGAATTGAGCGCACACCATCATCAACCCCGCGGTGGGCGTTGA
- a CDS encoding type II toxin-antitoxin system death-on-curing family toxin, translated as MKSPRWVSRQVVLALHKECIATFGGSDGVRDKGLLDSAPARPENLFCYGAPTLHELAAAYGYGIAKNHPFIDGDKRTAFLTSTVFLMDNGFQPIVSEAEVASAMTALAAGQLTEAEFAQWLTQSFKAVKKKPSK; from the coding sequence GTGAAATCCCCGCGCTGGGTGAGCCGCCAGGTTGTGCTCGCCCTGCATAAAGAATGCATTGCGACTTTTGGCGGCAGCGATGGCGTGCGTGATAAGGGGTTACTCGACTCGGCGCCGGCGCGTCCTGAAAATTTGTTTTGCTACGGCGCACCCACACTGCATGAGCTTGCCGCCGCGTATGGCTACGGTATCGCCAAGAACCATCCGTTTATAGACGGCGACAAACGCACGGCGTTTCTCACCAGCACGGTGTTTTTAATGGATAATGGCTTTCAACCCATAGTGAGCGAGGCGGAAGTAGCAAGCGCGATGACCGCGCTCGCCGCCGGCCAATTAACCGAAGCCGAGTTTGCACAGTGGCTGACACAGAGTTTCAAGGCCGTTAAGAAAAAACCCAGCAAATAA
- a CDS encoding NDP-sugar synthase: MKAMILAAGSGTRLRPLTHDLPKPMLPLLGKPVLEYLIEHLASAGIKQIMINTSHMAPAIEQYFGHGQRLGVQIGYSFEGHIENNKIFPNPIGSAGGLRKIQDLGGFFDETTLVVCGDALIDLDVGAAMREHKQKRALVSLVVKEVPWQQVSSYGIVVSDDDGRITSFQEKPQRDEALSNWASTGIYIFEPEALDLIPFGLPFDIGGQLFPLLVAQGLPFYAQRRHFNWLDISNVYDYWSATQRALRGEIADLRPPGAEIRKGVWAGLNTRIEWEDTEITGPVYIGPGAHIEAGCRIIGPTWIGHGCRLEAGVQITRSILFEYTRIAAGARLDEVIVSGNYCVSNTGDNIEPAGAVRPWSDARAREHAASQVNSLK, translated from the coding sequence ATGAAGGCCATGATACTGGCTGCGGGCAGCGGTACCCGGTTACGGCCGCTAACTCACGACTTACCCAAGCCCATGCTGCCGCTGCTCGGCAAGCCGGTGCTGGAATATCTGATCGAGCACCTGGCAAGCGCAGGCATAAAGCAGATCATGATTAACACCAGTCACATGGCGCCCGCCATTGAGCAGTATTTCGGTCACGGGCAGCGGCTCGGCGTGCAGATCGGTTATTCGTTCGAAGGCCACATCGAGAACAACAAGATCTTCCCAAACCCTATCGGCTCCGCAGGCGGGCTGCGCAAGATTCAAGACCTGGGCGGTTTCTTTGATGAGACCACCCTGGTAGTGTGCGGCGACGCCTTGATTGATCTCGACGTCGGCGCTGCGATGCGTGAACATAAACAAAAGCGGGCGTTGGTGAGCCTGGTGGTCAAAGAGGTGCCGTGGCAGCAGGTGTCGAGCTACGGTATCGTTGTAAGCGATGACGATGGTCGCATTACCTCGTTTCAGGAAAAACCGCAACGCGACGAGGCGCTCTCGAATTGGGCGAGCACCGGCATTTATATCTTTGAGCCCGAAGCGCTTGACCTCATTCCCTTCGGCCTTCCGTTTGACATCGGCGGTCAATTGTTTCCACTTCTGGTCGCTCAGGGGTTGCCCTTTTACGCCCAGCGGCGGCATTTCAACTGGCTGGATATCAGCAACGTGTACGATTACTGGTCGGCCACACAGCGCGCCCTGCGGGGAGAGATCGCGGATTTACGCCCGCCCGGCGCCGAGATCCGCAAAGGCGTATGGGCGGGGTTGAATACCCGGATCGAATGGGAAGATACCGAGATCACCGGCCCTGTCTACATCGGGCCGGGGGCGCACATCGAGGCCGGCTGCCGCATCATCGGCCCCACCTGGATCGGCCACGGCTGCCGATTGGAGGCCGGCGTCCAGATCACGCGAAGCATCCTATTTGAATACACCCGCATCGCCGCAGGGGCCCGCCTGGACGAGGTCATCGTCTCGGGCAACTATTGTGTCAGCAACACGGGCGATAACATCGAACCTGCCGGGGCCGTGAGGCCTTGGAGCGATGCCCGTGCCAGAGAGCATGCCGCCTCGCAGGTCAACAGCCTCAAATAA
- a CDS encoding type III pantothenate kinase: MSILLLDIGNSRIKWGFLREGVIRGTGGAAHGECPPDDLIAVWGERPARLVVSNVRGEEFAATLTACTLNVWNLLPEFITPSRHDFGVTNTYRDAEKLGADRWAALIAAHHLHHGAACIVDCGTAITIDTLSAEGKHLGGLILPGLTTMRKALSNQTATLPMTLEQQVSELTPLAQDTGQAILQGTLYAAVAAIERARADLSSRFAIQSWLITGGDAGQLMPLLSVTFKHEPDLVLQGLAIIAGGEK, encoded by the coding sequence ATGAGTATATTGCTGCTCGACATCGGCAACAGCCGCATCAAGTGGGGCTTTTTGAGAGAGGGCGTTATTCGCGGTACCGGTGGCGCCGCACACGGCGAGTGCCCGCCGGACGATCTCATCGCGGTCTGGGGCGAGCGGCCCGCGCGGCTAGTGGTCTCCAATGTGCGCGGTGAAGAATTCGCCGCCACGCTTACCGCTTGCACACTCAATGTCTGGAACCTTCTGCCGGAGTTTATTACCCCCTCAAGGCACGATTTCGGCGTAACCAATACCTACCGCGACGCTGAAAAGTTGGGCGCCGACCGCTGGGCGGCGCTGATTGCGGCGCACCATCTCCATCACGGCGCAGCCTGCATTGTTGATTGTGGAACGGCAATCACCATCGACACCCTTAGCGCTGAAGGCAAGCACCTGGGCGGGTTGATACTCCCGGGGCTTACGACGATGCGCAAAGCGCTCAGCAACCAAACCGCCACACTGCCCATGACACTGGAGCAACAGGTCTCAGAGCTTACGCCCCTGGCTCAAGACACCGGGCAGGCCATCCTACAAGGGACACTGTATGCAGCCGTCGCCGCGATCGAACGCGCGCGGGCTGATCTCTCAAGCCGTTTTGCGATACAATCCTGGCTCATCACAGGCGGCGACGCCGGGCAGCTCATGCCGCTGTTGAGCGTTACATTCAAACACGAACCCGATCTGGTATTACAGGGTCTTGCGATCATCGCGGGAGGTGAGAAATGA
- the gltB gene encoding glutamate synthase large subunit produces MTTLTDGLYRPEFEKDNCGFGLIAQMDGQASHCLVQTAIGSLACLTHRGAIAPDGKTGDGCGLLIKKPDGFFRAIAAELGIPLSKNYAVGVLFLHQDHDLAERARARLSEELQKEGLSVAGWRTVPTNPEACGAEALKTLPRIEQVFVNAPEHPPFTPHASRLTSLRDTTTFDRHLYIARRRAEKVLNSDDKTFYIPSLSCRVISYKGLVMPANLPVFYPDLRDERFESALAVYHQRFSTNTWPEWRLAQPFRYLAHNGEINTVQGNRNWSVARGRKFVSPLIPDMDDVRPLVSMTGSDSLSLDNMADALIAGGMDLLHAMRLLIPPAWENDKTMDPELRAFYEYHSMHMEPWDGPAGIVMTDGRYAACLMDRNGLRPARYVITKDRHITLASEIGVYAYPPDQVVAKGRLKPGQMIAADTETGTLLLPQDIDRLLQQRQPYRAWLDQYAQQLSAAQGDNSEAALDEQEVLIHQKLFNVSFEERDQVLRVLAESGQEAVGSMGDDTPMAVLSHHARSLYDYFRQQFAQVTNPPIDPLREAIVMSLTTCFGRERNLFEEKPEHAARLTVSSPVLSEGQFAALLSQDNPSYAHARINLNTPAGGTLRAALERVCDEAVQAVKNGAVILVLSDRTIAKDTLPIPALLATGAVHHRLIRAGLRCDANIVVETGSARDPHHIAVLIGYGATAVFPYLAYECLRDMMRDGEIISKDHKVLGAYRKGVDKALYKIISKMGIATIASYRGAQLFEAVGLHDEVIEMCFTGTVSRLQGTDFAEIESDQRALARFAWNPRKPLAQGGLLKYIYDGEYHAYNPDVVITLQAAVKSGDYTKYLEYARLVNERPPAMLRDLLAVRDDATPIPLEHVEPIESILPRFDSAGMSLGALSPEAHEALAIAMNRLGGRSNSGEGGEHPHRYGTEKTSKIKQVAAGRFGVTPTYLVNAEVLQIKIAQGAKPGEGGQLPGEKVNKMIAELRYSRPGVALISPPPHHDIYSIEDLAQLIFDLKQINPQALVSVKLVAEAGVGTVAAGVAKAYADLITISGYDGGTGASPLTSVKYAGSPWELGLTETHQVLRANNLRDKVRLQTDGGLKTGLDVIKAAILGAESFGFGTAPMIALGCKYLRICHLNTCATGVATQHDALRKEHFIGLPEMVENYFRFVARETREWLAKLGVNSLADLIGRTDLLHILPGETAKQRRLNLAPLLSNAGVPADKPQYCLQPRNEPFDKGELAEQMVRDMLDVIEHKRGGIFRYKIRNVNRSIGARLSGEIARRHGNQGMNDAPITIHLQGSAGQSFGVWNAGGLHLVLEGDANDYVGKGMAGGKIVIYPPRNSAFKSNETTIIGNTCLYGATGGKLYAAGLAGERFAVRNSGAVAVVEGIGDHGCEYMTGGEVVVLGPTGLNFGAGMTGGFAYVLDLENTFAGRYNPELIDLRRIHTLEAHEHHLRGLIEVFVEETGSAWAKNILGNFKTFIEKFWLVKAKAASLDSLLMPRPKSIHDEPVVTRTASAGGGAVAVHR; encoded by the coding sequence TTGACTACGCTAACTGACGGACTCTACCGCCCCGAGTTCGAGAAGGATAACTGCGGGTTCGGCCTCATTGCCCAGATGGACGGCCAGGCCAGCCATTGTCTGGTGCAGACCGCCATCGGCTCGCTTGCCTGCCTCACCCACCGCGGCGCCATCGCACCGGACGGCAAGACGGGCGACGGCTGCGGCTTGTTGATTAAAAAGCCCGACGGTTTCTTCCGCGCCATCGCCGCCGAACTCGGCATTCCGCTCAGCAAGAACTACGCGGTCGGCGTGCTGTTTCTGCATCAGGATCACGACCTCGCCGAACGCGCCCGCGCGCGCCTCAGCGAGGAGCTGCAAAAGGAAGGTCTGAGCGTCGCCGGCTGGCGCACCGTGCCCACCAATCCCGAGGCCTGCGGCGCCGAGGCCCTCAAGACTCTGCCGCGCATCGAGCAGGTATTCGTCAACGCGCCTGAACATCCCCCCTTCACGCCTCACGCCTCACGCCTCACCTCTTTACGAGACACGACCACCTTTGATCGCCACCTTTACATCGCCCGGCGCCGCGCCGAGAAGGTGCTCAATTCGGACGACAAGACCTTTTACATCCCCAGCCTGTCGTGCCGGGTGATCTCGTACAAGGGTCTGGTGATGCCGGCCAATCTGCCGGTATTTTATCCCGATCTGCGCGACGAGCGCTTCGAGTCGGCGCTGGCCGTCTATCACCAGCGCTTCTCCACCAACACCTGGCCGGAGTGGCGGCTGGCTCAGCCGTTCCGCTATCTCGCCCACAACGGCGAGATCAACACCGTGCAGGGCAATCGCAACTGGTCGGTCGCGCGCGGCCGAAAATTCGTGAGCCCGCTCATCCCTGATATGGACGACGTGCGCCCGCTGGTCTCCATGACCGGCTCGGACTCCCTGAGCCTCGACAACATGGCCGATGCGCTTATCGCCGGCGGTATGGATTTATTGCACGCGATGCGCTTGCTCATTCCGCCCGCCTGGGAAAACGACAAGACCATGGACCCGGAGCTGCGCGCATTTTACGAATATCACTCGATGCACATGGAGCCTTGGGACGGACCGGCCGGCATTGTGATGACCGACGGCCGTTACGCCGCGTGCCTCATGGATCGCAACGGCCTGCGCCCGGCGCGTTATGTCATTACCAAAGACCGCCATATCACGCTTGCCTCCGAGATCGGCGTGTATGCCTATCCGCCCGACCAGGTGGTCGCCAAGGGCCGGCTCAAGCCCGGCCAGATGATCGCCGCCGACACCGAGACCGGCACGCTCTTGTTACCGCAAGACATAGACCGGCTGCTCCAGCAACGCCAGCCCTATCGCGCCTGGCTGGATCAATATGCGCAACAGCTTAGCGCGGCACAGGGCGACAACTCGGAGGCCGCATTGGACGAGCAGGAGGTGTTGATCCATCAAAAGCTGTTCAATGTAAGCTTCGAGGAGCGTGACCAGGTGTTGCGCGTACTCGCCGAGAGCGGCCAGGAGGCCGTGGGCTCCATGGGCGACGACACACCGATGGCGGTGCTGTCGCATCATGCGCGCTCGCTGTACGATTACTTCCGGCAGCAATTCGCGCAAGTCACCAACCCGCCGATAGATCCGTTGCGCGAGGCGATCGTGATGTCGCTCACCACCTGCTTCGGGCGCGAGCGCAACCTGTTTGAGGAAAAACCCGAACACGCCGCGCGCCTCACCGTGTCCTCGCCGGTACTATCCGAAGGACAATTCGCCGCGCTGCTCAGTCAGGACAATCCGAGCTACGCACACGCCCGCATCAATCTCAACACTCCGGCCGGCGGCACATTACGCGCGGCGCTCGAGCGTGTGTGCGACGAAGCCGTTCAGGCCGTAAAGAACGGCGCGGTGATTCTGGTCTTGTCCGACCGCACCATCGCCAAGGACACCTTGCCCATACCCGCGCTGCTCGCCACCGGCGCGGTGCACCATCGTCTGATCCGGGCGGGCCTGCGCTGCGACGCGAACATTGTGGTGGAGACCGGCTCCGCGCGCGACCCGCATCATATCGCCGTACTGATCGGCTACGGCGCGACGGCGGTGTTCCCTTATCTCGCCTATGAGTGCCTGCGCGACATGATGCGCGATGGCGAGATTATCAGCAAAGATCATAAAGTACTTGGTGCGTATCGCAAGGGCGTGGACAAGGCGCTCTATAAGATCATCTCCAAGATGGGCATCGCGACCATCGCGAGCTATCGCGGCGCGCAACTGTTCGAGGCGGTGGGCCTGCACGATGAAGTGATCGAGATGTGCTTCACCGGCACGGTGAGCCGCCTGCAAGGGACGGACTTCGCCGAGATAGAATCGGACCAACGCGCGCTCGCCCGTTTCGCCTGGAATCCGCGCAAGCCGCTCGCACAGGGCGGGCTGCTGAAGTACATCTACGACGGCGAATACCACGCCTACAACCCCGATGTGGTCATAACGTTGCAGGCTGCGGTGAAGTCCGGCGACTATACCAAATATCTGGAATACGCCCGGCTCGTCAACGAGCGTCCACCCGCGATGCTGCGCGATCTTTTGGCGGTGCGCGATGATGCGACACCGATCCCGCTCGAGCACGTCGAGCCGATTGAATCCATCCTGCCGCGCTTCGACAGCGCAGGAATGTCGCTGGGCGCGTTGTCGCCCGAGGCGCACGAGGCGCTCGCCATCGCCATGAATCGCTTGGGCGGCCGCTCCAATTCCGGCGAGGGCGGCGAACATCCGCACCGTTACGGGACCGAAAAGACCTCCAAGATCAAACAGGTCGCGGCGGGACGTTTCGGCGTGACGCCAACCTATCTGGTGAACGCCGAGGTGTTGCAGATCAAGATCGCTCAAGGGGCAAAGCCCGGCGAGGGCGGACAATTGCCCGGCGAGAAGGTGAACAAGATGATCGCCGAGCTGCGTTATTCGCGCCCCGGCGTCGCGCTCATCTCGCCACCGCCGCACCACGATATTTACTCGATTGAAGATTTGGCGCAGCTCATCTTCGACCTCAAGCAGATCAACCCTCAGGCGCTGGTGTCGGTAAAGCTGGTGGCCGAGGCGGGTGTGGGCACGGTGGCCGCGGGTGTGGCCAAGGCCTATGCCGATTTGATCACCATCTCCGGCTATGACGGCGGCACCGGCGCAAGTCCGCTCACCTCGGTAAAATACGCAGGCAGCCCTTGGGAGTTGGGTCTCACTGAAACACACCAGGTGTTGCGCGCCAATAATCTGCGCGACAAGGTGCGCTTGCAGACCGACGGTGGCCTGAAGACCGGCCTCGATGTCATAAAGGCTGCGATACTGGGCGCGGAAAGCTTCGGCTTCGGCACCGCGCCGATGATCGCGCTCGGCTGCAAATATTTACGCATCTGTCATTTGAATACCTGCGCGACCGGTGTCGCCACCCAGCACGATGCGCTGCGCAAGGAGCATTTCATCGGTCTGCCGGAGATGGTGGAAAACTACTTCCGCTTTGTCGCACGCGAGACCCGCGAATGGCTCGCCAAACTTGGCGTCAACAGCCTCGCCGACCTGATCGGCCGCACCGATCTCTTGCACATCCTGCCCGGCGAAACCGCCAAGCAGCGGCGCTTGAATCTCGCGCCGCTGCTTTCAAACGCCGGCGTACCGGCCGATAAACCTCAGTATTGCCTGCAGCCGCGCAACGAACCCTTCGACAAGGGCGAACTCGCGGAACAGATGGTGCGCGACATGCTGGATGTCATCGAACACAAGCGCGGTGGAATCTTCAGGTACAAGATCCGCAACGTCAACCGCTCCATCGGTGCGCGCCTGTCGGGCGAGATCGCGCGCCGCCACGGCAATCAGGGCATGAACGACGCGCCCATCACCATCCACCTGCAAGGCAGCGCGGGACAAAGCTTCGGCGTGTGGAACGCCGGCGGATTGCACCTGGTGCTGGAGGGCGACGCCAACGATTACGTCGGCAAGGGCATGGCGGGCGGCAAGATCGTAATCTATCCGCCGCGTAACAGCGCCTTCAAGTCCAACGAGACCACCATCATCGGTAATACCTGTTTGTACGGCGCCACCGGCGGCAAACTGTACGCGGCGGGTCTGGCCGGCGAGCGCTTCGCGGTGCGCAATTCCGGAGCTGTCGCGGTAGTGGAAGGCATCGGCGATCACGGTTGCGAATACATGACCGGCGGCGAGGTCGTGGTGCTCGGTCCCACCGGCCTCAATTTCGGCGCGGGCATGACCGGTGGTTTCGCTTATGTCCTTGATCTGGAAAATACTTTCGCCGGGCGTTACAACCCGGAACTGATAGACCTGCGCCGCATTCATACCCTGGAGGCGCACGAGCATCATCTACGCGGACTCATCGAGGTATTTGTTGAAGAGACCGGCAGCGCCTGGGCGAAAAATATCCTGGGCAATTTCAAGACCTTCATCGAGAAATTCTGGCTGGTCAAGGCCAAGGCGGCCTCTCTCGACAGCCTGTTGATGCCGCGCCCCAAGTCTATCCATGACGAACCGGTCGTCACCCGCACAGCGTCCGCCGGCGGCGGCGCTGTGGCCGTACACCGCTAA
- a CDS encoding FAD-dependent oxidoreductase, whose translation MPNYFQFLDIPRQDPPKAPAVIRIHKSNEIYGQFDARGAAEQSGRCLACGNPYCEWKCPVHNYIPNWLKLIQEGNLFEAAELSHKTNSLPEVCGRVCPQDRLCEGACTLNDGFGAVTIGSIEKYITDEAVKQGWRPDMSGVVVNGKRVAIIGAGPAGLGCADVLTRNGVKAVVYDRYPEIGGLLTFGIPEFKLEKHVVKTRRMLMEGMGIEFRLNTEIGKDIAFKELLDEYDAVFLGMGTYKYMKGEFPGETLTGVYEALPYLVANINRQLGLEKQASEFIDMKGQRVVVLGGGDTAMDCNRSAIRQGAASVVCAYRRDEANMPGSRREVANAKEEGVQFLWNRQPVEIVGNGKVEGVKVVTTALGTPDARGRRTPQPVPGSEEIIPADRVIIAFGFRPDPAPWFADFNIQSDALGRIQAPAKGKFKHQTTNQKIFAGGDMVRGSDLVVTAVFEGREAAQGILDYLEV comes from the coding sequence ATGCCCAATTATTTCCAGTTCCTGGACATCCCGCGTCAGGACCCGCCCAAGGCGCCCGCCGTGATCCGCATTCATAAATCGAATGAGATCTACGGGCAGTTCGACGCCAGGGGCGCCGCAGAACAATCCGGACGCTGCCTCGCCTGTGGGAATCCCTACTGCGAGTGGAAGTGCCCGGTGCACAACTACATCCCGAATTGGCTGAAGCTCATCCAGGAAGGCAATCTGTTCGAGGCCGCGGAACTCTCGCACAAAACCAATTCACTGCCCGAGGTGTGCGGCCGCGTGTGTCCGCAGGATCGTTTGTGCGAGGGCGCCTGCACATTGAATGACGGCTTCGGCGCGGTGACCATCGGCTCGATTGAGAAATACATCACCGACGAAGCGGTGAAACAGGGCTGGCGGCCGGACATGTCCGGCGTGGTGGTAAACGGCAAGCGTGTGGCGATCATCGGCGCAGGGCCGGCGGGCCTCGGCTGCGCCGACGTGCTGACTCGCAACGGCGTGAAGGCCGTGGTATACGACCGTTACCCGGAAATCGGCGGCTTGCTCACCTTCGGCATCCCCGAATTCAAATTGGAAAAACACGTCGTGAAGACACGGCGCATGCTCATGGAAGGCATGGGTATCGAGTTCCGCCTCAACACCGAAATCGGCAAGGACATCGCTTTTAAGGAATTGCTCGACGAGTACGACGCGGTGTTTCTCGGCATGGGCACATACAAATACATGAAGGGCGAATTTCCCGGCGAAACGCTGACCGGTGTATACGAGGCCCTGCCCTACCTGGTCGCCAACATCAACCGTCAGCTTGGCTTGGAAAAGCAGGCGTCCGAATTTATAGACATGAAAGGACAGCGCGTCGTCGTGCTGGGCGGCGGCGACACCGCCATGGACTGCAACCGCAGCGCGATACGCCAAGGTGCGGCGAGTGTTGTCTGTGCCTACCGGCGCGACGAGGCCAACATGCCTGGCTCGCGGCGCGAGGTCGCCAACGCCAAGGAAGAAGGCGTGCAGTTTTTGTGGAACCGCCAGCCCGTCGAGATCGTGGGCAACGGTAAAGTGGAAGGCGTGAAGGTCGTCACCACCGCGTTGGGTACACCGGACGCGCGCGGACGCCGCACCCCGCAGCCGGTGCCGGGCAGCGAGGAAATCATCCCCGCCGATCGGGTGATCATCGCCTTTGGTTTCAGGCCTGATCCCGCGCCGTGGTTCGCCGATTTCAATATTCAGTCGGATGCGCTGGGCCGCATCCAGGCGCCTGCGAAAGGTAAATTCAAACACCAAACCACCAACCAGAAAATCTTCGCGGGCGGCGACATGGTGCGCGGCTCCGATCTCGTGGTCACCGCCGTGTTTGAGGGCCGCGAGGCGGCGCAGGGGATATTGGATTACCTGGAAGTATAA